One segment of Streptomyces sp. YIM 121038 DNA contains the following:
- a CDS encoding hydroxyacid dehydrogenase: MTTPQPRPASRPRAALAMARDAATAVLDDQALAALDAVCDLTYPPLLDDFGTAAARAVLGRVEVLVTGWGCPPLDAAALAAAPGLRAVVHTAGSVRGHVTDACWERGVQVSSAAAANALPVAEYTVAMVLLTGKRVLERARAHTAARRPDDPMRTPRTLGNHGRTVGILSASHVGRRVIELLRPYDLRILLHDPYVDAARAAALGVRGVGLRELFAQSDVVSVHTPLLPETRGLVGRDLIAALRRDAVLINTARGAVVDQDALTEAVTAGRIRAVLDVTDPDVLPPGHPLWDCENALLTPHLAGSQGNEWRRLTDLAVSEVARWAAGDGFAHAVSARRARLLA; the protein is encoded by the coding sequence ATGACCACGCCGCAGCCCCGCCCCGCATCCCGGCCGCGTGCCGCGCTCGCCATGGCGCGCGACGCCGCCACCGCCGTCCTCGACGACCAGGCGCTCGCCGCGCTCGACGCCGTCTGCGACCTGACGTATCCGCCGCTGCTCGACGACTTCGGCACGGCGGCGGCCCGGGCCGTCCTCGGCCGGGTCGAGGTGCTCGTCACCGGCTGGGGCTGCCCGCCGCTCGACGCGGCCGCGCTCGCCGCCGCGCCCGGCCTGCGGGCCGTCGTGCACACGGCGGGCTCCGTGCGGGGGCACGTCACGGACGCCTGCTGGGAGCGCGGCGTGCAGGTGTCGTCGGCGGCCGCCGCCAACGCCCTGCCGGTCGCCGAGTACACGGTCGCGATGGTCCTGCTCACGGGCAAGCGGGTCCTGGAGCGCGCCCGCGCCCACACCGCCGCGCGCCGCCCCGACGACCCAATGCGCACGCCCCGCACGCTCGGCAACCACGGCCGCACCGTGGGGATCCTGTCCGCCTCGCACGTCGGCAGGCGCGTCATCGAGCTGCTGCGCCCGTACGACCTGCGGATCCTGCTGCACGACCCGTACGTCGACGCGGCGCGGGCGGCCGCCCTCGGCGTGCGCGGCGTGGGCCTGCGGGAGCTCTTCGCGCAGAGCGACGTCGTGAGCGTGCACACGCCGCTGCTGCCCGAGACGCGGGGGCTCGTCGGCCGGGACCTCATCGCGGCCCTGCGCAGGGACGCGGTGCTCATCAACACCGCGCGCGGGGCCGTCGTCGACCAGGACGCGCTCACCGAGGCCGTGACGGCGGGGCGGATCCGGGCCGTGCTCGACGTCACGGACCCCGATGTGCTGCCTCCCGGACATCCGCTGTGGGACTGCGAGAACGCCCTGCTCACCCCGCACCTCGCCGGGTCGCAGGGCAACGAGTGGCGGCGCCTGACCGACCTCGCCGTGAGCGAGGTGGCCCGCTGGGCGGCGGGGGACGGCTTCGCCCACGCCGTGTCCGCCCGGCGGGCCCGGCTGCTTGCCTGA
- a CDS encoding sensor histidine kinase KdpD: MARGKLRIYLGAAPGVGKTYAMLSEAHRRIERGTDCVVAFVEHHGRPRTEVMLHGLEVVRRKELEYRGAAFTEMDVDAVLERAPAVALVDELPHTNVPGSRNAKRWQDVEELLAAGIDVISTVNIQHLESLGDVVESITGVRQRETVPDEVVRRADQIELVDMSPQALRRRMAHGNIYKADKVDAALSNYFRPGNLTALRELALLWVADRVDEYLQQYRGEHNIRSTWQARERIVVGLTGGPEGRTLLRRAARLAEKGAGGEVLAVYIARSDGLTAASPKELAVQRTLVEDLGGSFHQVIGEDIAAGILEFARGVNATQIVLGVSRRKAWQYVFGPGVSAVVARESGPDLDVHLVTHDEVGTGTGLSTAPRTARLGRSRLIWGWLIGMVGPVLLALLLRGVAPGLGLANDMLLFLTLTVAAALLGGMLPALASAAFGSMLLNYYFTPPVHHVLISNPRNIVALVIFIGVAVSVASVVDLAARRTHQAARLRAESEILSHLAGSVLRGENGLASLLETVRETFAMEAVALLERENDTTPWTCAGSVGTRQPALRPEYADVDMPVGDTMSLALTGRVLPAEDRRVLGAFAAQAAVVLDRQRLQSEADQARALAEGNRIRTALLAAVSHDLRTPLAGIKASVSSLRSDDVEWSEEDRAELLEAIEAGADRLDHLVGNLLDMSRLQTDTVQPIVREIDLDEVVPLALEGMAAPAEHVVLDIPEDLPMVAADKGLLERAVANVIENALKYSPEGEPVLVAASTMADQVQLRVVDRGPGVPDDAKERIFEPFQRHGDAPRGAGVGLGLAVARGFTEALGGTLTAEDTPGGGLTMVLVLRTAPGRPRPRTDLPAAATS; the protein is encoded by the coding sequence ATGGCACGCGGCAAGCTGCGGATCTATCTGGGGGCGGCACCGGGCGTCGGCAAGACGTACGCGATGCTGTCCGAGGCGCACCGTCGCATCGAGCGCGGCACGGACTGCGTGGTGGCGTTCGTCGAGCACCACGGGCGGCCGCGCACGGAAGTGATGCTGCACGGCCTGGAGGTCGTACGGCGCAAGGAGCTGGAGTACCGGGGCGCGGCCTTCACCGAGATGGACGTGGACGCCGTCCTGGAGCGGGCCCCGGCCGTGGCGCTCGTGGACGAACTTCCGCACACCAACGTGCCGGGCTCGCGCAACGCCAAGCGCTGGCAGGACGTCGAGGAGCTCCTCGCGGCGGGCATCGACGTCATATCGACGGTGAACATCCAGCACCTGGAGTCGCTGGGTGACGTGGTGGAGTCGATCACGGGGGTGCGTCAGCGCGAGACGGTGCCGGACGAGGTGGTGCGGCGCGCGGACCAGATCGAGCTGGTGGACATGTCGCCGCAGGCGCTGCGGCGGCGGATGGCGCACGGCAACATCTACAAGGCGGACAAGGTCGACGCGGCCCTGTCGAACTACTTCCGGCCGGGCAACCTGACGGCGCTGCGGGAGCTGGCGCTGCTGTGGGTGGCCGACCGGGTCGACGAGTACCTCCAGCAGTACCGGGGCGAGCACAACATCCGCTCGACCTGGCAGGCCCGTGAGCGCATCGTCGTCGGCCTCACCGGAGGACCCGAGGGCCGCACCCTGCTGCGGCGCGCCGCCCGGCTCGCCGAGAAGGGCGCGGGCGGCGAGGTCCTCGCGGTCTACATCGCCCGCAGCGACGGCCTGACCGCGGCCTCGCCCAAGGAACTCGCCGTCCAGCGCACCCTGGTCGAGGACCTCGGCGGCTCCTTCCACCAGGTGATAGGGGAGGACATCGCCGCGGGCATCCTGGAGTTCGCCCGGGGCGTCAACGCCACCCAGATCGTCCTCGGCGTCTCGCGCCGCAAGGCCTGGCAGTACGTGTTCGGGCCCGGCGTCAGCGCGGTGGTGGCCCGTGAGTCGGGGCCCGACCTGGACGTCCACCTCGTCACCCACGACGAGGTCGGCACCGGCACGGGCCTGTCCACGGCCCCGCGCACCGCCCGGCTCGGCCGCTCCCGCCTCATCTGGGGCTGGCTCATCGGCATGGTCGGCCCGGTGCTGCTCGCCCTGCTGCTGCGCGGCGTCGCGCCGGGCCTCGGCCTCGCCAACGACATGCTGCTGTTCCTGACCCTCACGGTCGCGGCGGCGCTGCTCGGCGGCATGCTCCCGGCCCTCGCCTCGGCGGCCTTCGGGTCGATGCTGCTCAACTACTACTTCACGCCACCCGTCCACCACGTACTGATCTCCAACCCCAGGAACATCGTCGCCCTGGTGATCTTCATCGGGGTCGCGGTGTCCGTGGCGTCCGTGGTCGACCTGGCGGCCCGGCGCACCCACCAGGCCGCGCGCCTGCGGGCCGAGTCGGAGATCCTGTCCCACCTCGCGGGCAGCGTGCTGCGCGGCGAGAACGGTCTCGCCTCGCTCCTGGAGACCGTCCGGGAGACCTTCGCGATGGAGGCCGTGGCCCTCCTGGAGCGCGAGAACGACACGACGCCCTGGACCTGTGCGGGCAGCGTCGGCACCCGGCAGCCCGCGCTCCGCCCGGAGTACGCCGATGTGGACATGCCGGTGGGCGACACCATGTCGCTCGCGCTCACCGGGCGCGTGCTGCCCGCCGAGGACCGCCGCGTGCTCGGCGCGTTCGCCGCGCAGGCCGCGGTGGTCCTCGACCGCCAGCGCCTGCAGTCCGAGGCCGACCAGGCCCGCGCCCTCGCCGAGGGCAACCGCATCCGCACCGCCCTGCTCGCCGCCGTCAGCCACGATCTGCGCACCCCCCTCGCCGGGATCAAGGCGTCGGTGTCCAGCCTGCGCTCCGACGACGTCGAGTGGTCCGAGGAGGACCGGGCCGAACTCCTGGAGGCGATCGAGGCGGGCGCCGACCGGCTCGACCACCTCGTCGGCAACCTCCTGGACATGTCCCGCCTCCAGACCGACACCGTCCAGCCGATCGTCCGCGAGATCGACCTCGACGAGGTGGTGCCGCTCGCCCTGGAGGGCATGGCCGCGCCCGCCGAGCACGTCGTCCTCGACATCCCCGAGGACCTGCCGATGGTGGCCGCGGACAAGGGCCTGCTGGAGCGCGCCGTCGCCAACGTCATAGAGAACGCCCTGAAGTACAGCCCCGAGGGCGAGCCCGTCCTCGTCGCCGCGAGCACCATGGCCGACCAGGTGCAGCTGCGCGTCGTGGACCGCGGCCCCGGCGTCCCCGACGACGCCAAGGAGCGCATCTTCGAGCCGTTCCAGCGCCACGGCGACGCCCCGCGCGGCGCCGGGGTGGGCCTCGGCCTCGCCGTCGCCCGCGGCTTCACCGAGGCCCTCGGCGGCACCCTGACCGCCGAGGACACCCCCGGCGGCGGGCTCACCATGGTCCTGGTCCTGCGGACGGCCCCCGGGCGTCCGAGGCCCCGGACGGACCTCCCGGCGGCGGCCACGTCCTAG
- a CDS encoding NADP-dependent oxidoreductase: MSATTVMRAAVVRVPGGPEAVRLTRVPVPVPGPGQVRIRVAAAAVNPVDLLTRSGALVAAGRMAPRATTGLGWDVAGTVDATGPSVTALAVGDEVIGLRDLLDVSLGTYADYVVLDATAVAPAPEGQPSAAAATLPLNGLTAWQSLAALDLPPGAPLVVTGAAGAVGGYAVELAALRGLRVVAVAGAADEGLVRGLGAEWFVPRDVPDLAAAVRSAVPGGAAGALDAAGVGLPALAAVRGGGAFVAVAADAPPGLRGIRSRNHWIAADGAALGQLSALAAAGRLTLRVADTLPLARAAEAHTRLAAGGLRGRLVLVP; this comes from the coding sequence ATGAGCGCGACGACGGTGATGCGGGCGGCGGTGGTGCGGGTGCCGGGCGGACCGGAGGCCGTGCGGCTCACGCGGGTACCGGTGCCCGTGCCGGGCCCCGGCCAGGTGCGGATCCGCGTGGCGGCGGCGGCCGTCAACCCCGTGGACCTGCTGACCCGCTCCGGCGCGCTCGTGGCGGCGGGGCGGATGGCGCCGCGCGCGACGACCGGCCTCGGCTGGGACGTGGCCGGGACGGTGGACGCGACGGGCCCGTCCGTGACCGCCCTCGCCGTGGGCGACGAGGTCATCGGCCTGCGCGACCTGCTGGACGTCTCCCTCGGGACGTACGCCGATTACGTGGTCCTGGACGCGACGGCGGTGGCACCGGCGCCCGAGGGACAGCCGTCGGCGGCGGCCGCCACCCTGCCGCTGAACGGACTCACGGCCTGGCAGTCCCTTGCCGCCCTCGACCTGCCGCCCGGGGCGCCGCTCGTGGTGACCGGCGCGGCGGGGGCCGTCGGCGGGTACGCCGTGGAGCTGGCGGCGCTGCGCGGGCTGCGGGTGGTGGCGGTCGCGGGCGCGGCGGACGAGGGCCTGGTGCGGGGCCTGGGCGCCGAGTGGTTCGTGCCCCGGGACGTCCCGGACCTGGCGGCGGCGGTGCGGTCGGCCGTGCCGGGCGGCGCGGCCGGGGCCCTGGACGCGGCGGGTGTCGGGCTGCCCGCGCTCGCGGCCGTGCGGGGCGGCGGGGCGTTCGTGGCGGTGGCGGCGGACGCCCCGCCCGGCCTGCGGGGCATCCGCTCCCGGAACCACTGGATCGCGGCGGACGGCGCGGCCCTGGGGCAGCTGTCCGCCCTGGCGGCGGCGGGCCGACTCACGCTGCGCGTGGCCGACACGCTGCCCCTGGCGCGCGCGGCCGAGGCCCACACCCGCCTCGCGGCGGGCGGCCTGCGCGGCCGTCTCGTCCTGGTCCCCTGA
- a CDS encoding helix-turn-helix domain-containing protein, producing the protein MHTVAVLALDDVIPSDLAMPIDAFARTRLPGERSGYRVRVCAAEEEVDAGGAFALRAPYDLSGLADADTVIVPGVHDPSAPVREDVLDALREAAGAGTRIASVCVGTFVLAQAGLLKGLRATTHWYAADRLAAAYPDIDVDPDVLYVDNGQILTSAGAAAGMDLCLHMIRRDYGSAVAADAARASVMPLEREGGQAQFIVSQPPAHPCGRALEPLLAWLDENAARELTLDDIAAHAGLSSRTLLRRFREQTGTTPLQWLHRARVRRAQHLLETTAHPVERIAAQVGFGSPTAFRDRFKRVAGVSPQAYRRAFGARA; encoded by the coding sequence ATGCACACGGTCGCGGTCCTCGCCCTGGACGACGTCATCCCCTCCGACCTGGCGATGCCCATCGACGCCTTCGCCCGCACCCGGCTGCCCGGCGAGCGCTCCGGCTACCGGGTACGGGTGTGCGCGGCCGAGGAGGAGGTCGACGCGGGCGGCGCGTTCGCGCTGCGGGCGCCCTACGACCTGAGCGGGCTCGCCGACGCCGACACGGTGATCGTGCCGGGCGTGCACGACCCCTCGGCGCCGGTGCGCGAGGACGTCCTGGACGCGCTCCGCGAGGCGGCCGGCGCGGGCACCCGGATCGCCTCGGTCTGCGTCGGCACGTTCGTGCTCGCGCAGGCCGGGCTGCTCAAGGGGCTGCGGGCCACCACGCACTGGTACGCGGCCGACCGGCTCGCCGCGGCCTACCCGGACATCGACGTCGACCCGGACGTCCTGTACGTGGACAACGGCCAGATCCTCACCTCCGCGGGCGCGGCCGCCGGGATGGACCTGTGTCTGCACATGATCCGCCGCGACTACGGCTCGGCGGTCGCCGCCGACGCCGCGCGCGCGTCCGTGATGCCGCTGGAACGCGAGGGCGGCCAGGCCCAGTTCATCGTCAGCCAGCCCCCGGCGCACCCCTGCGGCCGGGCCCTGGAACCGCTGCTCGCCTGGCTCGACGAGAACGCGGCCCGGGAGCTGACCCTCGACGACATCGCCGCGCACGCGGGCCTGAGCAGCCGCACCCTGCTGCGCCGCTTCCGCGAGCAGACCGGCACGACGCCGCTGCAGTGGCTGCACCGGGCGCGGGTGCGCCGGGCCCAGCACCTCCTGGAGACCACCGCCCACCCGGTGGAACGCATCGCCGCGCAGGTCGGCTTCGGCTCGCCGACGGCGTTCCGCGACCGCTTCAAGCGGGTCGCGGGGGTCAGCCCGCAGGCGTACCGGCGGGCCTTCGGGGCGCGGGCCTAG
- a CDS encoding polysaccharide lyase 8 family protein, protein MPSWPRRAFLLTTGTAALTLGGPGGPAARASAGDAYAELRATWRTLVLGEGFTPTSEPFKGRLAGLGEAARRWRSAMAPASGSLWPDLPYADPEPDTDQDSFTYSANIVASYTRLASMAQASCQPGTGLTGDAGLRADVLTGLDHLYAQVYNERTTRFGNWWSWQIGAPQALLDTCVLLYDALSAQQVARFCAAVDHFVPDSAVAHYTGTSTGANRVDLCRVLALRGIVGAAPAKLALARDALSPVFPYVSSGDGLYRDGSFIQHTTVPYTGSYGAVLLGGLGLLFALLADSPWAVTDPGRQIVFDAVEHAWAPFLYNGLVMDCVAGRALSRGVAASDDRRVQADDHLRGHPILASVLLLGQGASAAERARWRGLVKGWMRRDHYSPALADPLLGLAALARLKDVEDDAGTAPLPEPTGHRLFPEMARATHRRPGWAASLSMADSRITYYETGNGENLRGWHTGSGLLAWWGDSFAGGQYSDAYWPTVDPYRLPGTTVSRTVLADGAGGDWGAARPAVRWVGGATDGQRAALGQHLKGLLSTLSARKSWFCLDDTIVCLGAGISCADGTAVESTVENRNLGTAGRAPFQADGVPKPVATPWAQTLTGARWAHIGGHGGYVFPGGATVKALRERRTGKWSDINRGGSATPVTRTFLTLYVDHGTDPTDGSYAYLLLPGASADRTAERAAAVDWLRILANTDTAQGVGVPSLGCTAANFWAGGAAGPLTASAACSVLVTERPDGTATVCVSDPTRAPGGGLTVTWHRPVAEVTGRPATVTSAATGGSLTLGFGDLAGTRGATQKVTVRLG, encoded by the coding sequence ATGCCCTCATGGCCCCGCCGCGCCTTCCTGCTGACCACCGGCACCGCCGCCCTGACGCTCGGCGGCCCCGGCGGGCCCGCCGCCCGGGCCTCGGCCGGGGACGCGTACGCCGAACTGCGCGCCACCTGGCGGACCCTCGTCCTCGGCGAGGGGTTCACGCCGACCTCCGAGCCCTTCAAGGGCCGCCTCGCCGGGCTCGGCGAGGCGGCCCGGCGGTGGCGTTCGGCCATGGCACCGGCGAGCGGCTCCCTCTGGCCCGACCTGCCGTACGCCGACCCCGAACCGGACACCGACCAGGACTCGTTCACGTACTCCGCGAACATCGTGGCCAGCTACACCCGGCTCGCCTCGATGGCGCAGGCCTCCTGCCAGCCGGGCACCGGCCTGACCGGGGACGCCGGGCTGCGGGCCGACGTCCTCACCGGGCTCGACCATCTGTACGCGCAGGTCTACAACGAGCGCACGACGCGCTTCGGCAACTGGTGGAGCTGGCAGATCGGCGCCCCGCAGGCGCTGCTCGACACCTGCGTGCTGCTGTACGACGCGCTGTCGGCACAGCAGGTGGCCCGGTTCTGCGCGGCGGTCGACCACTTCGTGCCCGACTCGGCGGTCGCGCACTACACCGGCACCAGCACCGGTGCCAACCGCGTGGACCTGTGCCGGGTGCTCGCGCTGCGCGGCATCGTGGGCGCGGCCCCGGCGAAGCTCGCCCTGGCCCGGGACGCCCTGTCACCGGTCTTCCCGTACGTGAGCAGCGGCGACGGTCTGTACCGGGACGGCTCGTTCATCCAGCACACCACCGTGCCCTACACGGGCTCCTACGGCGCGGTGCTGCTCGGCGGGCTCGGCCTGCTGTTCGCGCTGCTCGCCGACTCGCCCTGGGCGGTGACGGACCCCGGCCGGCAGATCGTGTTCGACGCCGTGGAGCACGCGTGGGCGCCGTTCCTCTACAACGGCCTGGTGATGGACTGCGTCGCGGGCCGCGCGCTCAGCCGGGGCGTCGCCGCGTCCGACGACCGGCGCGTCCAGGCCGACGACCATCTGCGCGGCCATCCGATCCTGGCGTCGGTGCTGCTGCTCGGCCAGGGGGCGTCCGCCGCCGAACGGGCCCGCTGGCGCGGCCTGGTGAAGGGCTGGATGCGCCGTGACCACTACAGCCCGGCGCTCGCCGACCCCCTGCTCGGCCTCGCCGCCCTGGCCCGCCTCAAGGACGTCGAGGACGACGCGGGGACCGCCCCGCTGCCCGAGCCGACCGGCCACCGGCTCTTCCCCGAGATGGCGCGGGCCACGCACCGGCGCCCCGGCTGGGCCGCGTCCCTCAGCATGGCCGACTCCCGCATCACGTACTACGAGACCGGAAACGGCGAGAACCTGCGCGGCTGGCACACCGGTTCGGGCCTGCTCGCCTGGTGGGGCGACAGCTTCGCGGGCGGCCAGTACAGCGACGCCTACTGGCCCACCGTCGACCCCTACCGGCTGCCCGGCACCACCGTCTCGCGCACGGTCCTCGCGGACGGGGCGGGCGGGGACTGGGGCGCCGCGCGGCCTGCCGTGCGCTGGGTGGGCGGCGCCACGGACGGGCAGCGGGCCGCGCTCGGGCAGCATCTGAAGGGGCTGCTGAGCACCCTGTCGGCGCGCAAGTCGTGGTTCTGCCTGGACGACACGATCGTGTGCCTGGGCGCGGGCATCAGCTGCGCGGACGGCACGGCGGTGGAGTCGACGGTCGAGAACCGCAACCTGGGGACGGCGGGCCGCGCCCCCTTCCAGGCCGACGGCGTCCCCAAGCCCGTCGCCACGCCCTGGGCACAGACCCTGACCGGCGCCCGGTGGGCGCACATCGGCGGGCACGGCGGCTATGTCTTCCCCGGCGGCGCCACCGTGAAGGCCCTGCGGGAACGGCGCACCGGCAAGTGGAGCGACATCAACCGGGGCGGCTCCGCGACACCCGTCACCCGCACCTTCCTCACCCTGTACGTGGACCACGGCACCGACCCCACGGACGGTTCGTACGCGTATCTGCTGCTGCCCGGCGCGAGCGCGGACCGCACCGCCGAGCGGGCGGCGGCCGTCGACTGGCTGCGGATCCTCGCCAACACGGACACGGCACAGGGCGTCGGCGTGCCCTCGCTCGGCTGCACCGCCGCGAACTTCTGGGCGGGCGGCGCGGCCGGGCCGCTCACCGCGAGCGCCGCCTGCTCCGTCCTCGTCACCGAGCGGCCCGACGGTACGGCGACCGTGTGCGTCAGCGACCCGACCCGGGCCCCGGGCGGCGGCCTGACGGTGACCTGGCACCGGCCGGTCGCCGAGGTCACGGGCCGGCCCGCCACCGTGACCTCGGCCGCCACGGGCGGCTCGCTGACGCTCGGCTTCGGCGACCTCGCGGGCACCCGGGGCGCCACCCAGAAGGTCACGGTGCGGCTCGGCTGA
- a CDS encoding class I SAM-dependent methyltransferase, giving the protein MFTSQGPSFRELAVQALSSTERGYDLLAPKFDRTPFRTPDRILEATADALRPLGPFPVGLDVCCGTGAGVETLLPLCRERVTGVDFSAGMLTEARAAVAAPDSGPTVDWVRADARALPFAGAFDVAVSFGAFGHFVPSERPGLFAQVHRALRPGGLFAFPLGAPQPLTSPWYWAMLGFDSAMRVRNALWRPPFVMYYRTFPLAGVRADLERAGFAVRLLPLAEFGRRDDGSPRWRLVVARKG; this is encoded by the coding sequence GTGTTCACCTCCCAGGGCCCCTCGTTCCGCGAACTGGCCGTGCAGGCGCTGTCCTCCACCGAGCGCGGCTACGACCTGCTGGCTCCCAAGTTCGACCGCACGCCGTTCCGCACGCCCGACCGCATCCTGGAGGCAACCGCCGACGCCCTGCGTCCACTTGGCCCGTTCCCGGTGGGTCTCGACGTGTGCTGCGGCACCGGGGCGGGCGTGGAGACGCTGCTGCCGCTGTGCCGGGAGCGGGTCACCGGCGTCGACTTCAGCGCCGGGATGCTGACCGAGGCGCGGGCGGCCGTCGCCGCGCCGGACTCCGGCCCGACGGTGGACTGGGTGCGGGCCGACGCCCGCGCGCTGCCGTTCGCCGGAGCCTTCGACGTGGCCGTCAGCTTCGGGGCGTTCGGCCACTTCGTGCCGTCCGAGCGGCCCGGGCTGTTCGCCCAGGTGCACCGGGCGCTGCGCCCCGGCGGCCTGTTCGCCTTTCCTCTCGGCGCACCCCAGCCACTCACGTCACCATGGTACTGGGCCATGCTCGGCTTCGACTCGGCGATGCGGGTGCGCAACGCGCTGTGGCGGCCGCCCTTCGTCATGTACTACCGCACGTTTCCACTGGCCGGAGTGCGGGCTGATCTGGAGCGCGCCGGGTTCGCGGTACGGCTGCTGCCGCTGGCGGAGTTCGGGCGCAGGGACGACGGCAGCCCGCGCTGGCGCCTGGTGGTGGCGCGCAAGGGGTGA
- a CDS encoding helix-turn-helix domain-containing protein has product MTTRTAAQRRAEARAAYDAFVAQCPTRQLLDRIADKWVSLALTALADGPHRYSELARRLAGVSQKMLTQTLRNLERDGLVSRTVTPAVPVRVSYALTPAGESLAGLMGAIKGWAEDHMDEVLAARTAYDDGATAAAD; this is encoded by the coding sequence GTGACCACCCGGACCGCCGCACAGCGCCGCGCCGAGGCGCGGGCCGCGTACGACGCCTTCGTCGCGCAGTGCCCCACCCGCCAGCTCCTCGACCGCATCGCCGACAAGTGGGTCTCGCTCGCCCTGACGGCGCTGGCCGACGGGCCGCACCGCTACAGCGAGCTGGCCCGCCGCCTCGCGGGCGTGAGCCAGAAGATGCTCACCCAGACCCTCCGCAACCTGGAGCGCGACGGCCTGGTGAGCCGCACCGTCACCCCGGCCGTGCCGGTCCGCGTCAGCTACGCGCTCACGCCGGCCGGCGAGAGCCTGGCCGGGCTGATGGGGGCGATCAAGGGCTGGGCCGAGGACCACATGGACGAGGTGCTCGCCGCGCGGACCGCGTACGACGACGGGGCGACGGCCGCCGCCGACTGA
- a CDS encoding slipin family protein — protein MLEELIVAGAATASAGLVYAASAARVVKQYERGVVFRLGRLHGSPRPPGFTMVVPGVDRMRKVNLQIVTMPVPAQEGITRDNVTVRVDAVVYFKVVDAANAIVQVEDYRFAVSQMAQTSLRSIIGKSDLDDLLSNREKLNQGLELMIDSPAIGWGVQIDRVEIKDVSLPETMKRSMARQAEADRERRARVINADAELQASKKLAEAAKEMSEQPAALQLRLLQTVVAVAAEKNSTLVLPFPVELLRFLERAAPQQTPRDGS, from the coding sequence ATGCTGGAGGAACTGATCGTGGCGGGCGCGGCCACGGCCTCCGCCGGTCTGGTGTACGCGGCGTCGGCGGCGCGTGTCGTCAAGCAGTACGAGCGCGGTGTCGTGTTCCGCCTCGGGCGGCTGCACGGCTCGCCGCGGCCGCCCGGGTTCACGATGGTCGTGCCGGGTGTGGACCGGATGCGCAAGGTCAACCTCCAGATCGTGACGATGCCCGTGCCCGCGCAGGAGGGCATCACCCGGGACAACGTCACCGTCCGGGTCGACGCCGTCGTCTACTTCAAGGTCGTCGACGCCGCCAACGCGATCGTGCAGGTCGAGGACTACCGCTTCGCCGTCTCCCAGATGGCACAGACGTCGCTGCGCTCGATCATCGGCAAGAGCGACCTGGACGACCTGCTCTCCAACCGCGAGAAGCTCAACCAGGGCCTGGAGCTGATGATCGACAGCCCCGCCATCGGCTGGGGCGTGCAGATCGACCGCGTCGAGATCAAGGACGTCTCCCTGCCCGAGACCATGAAACGCTCCATGGCCCGCCAGGCCGAGGCCGACCGCGAACGCCGCGCCCGCGTCATCAACGCCGACGCCGAACTCCAGGCCTCCAAGAAACTCGCCGAAGCCGCCAAGGAGATGTCCGAGCAGCCCGCCGCCCTCCAGCTGCGCCTGCTCCAGACCGTCGTCGCCGTCGCCGCCGAGAAGAACTCCACCCTCGTCCTGCCCTTCCCCGTCGAACTCCTGCGCTTCCTGGAACGGGCCGCACCGCAGCAGACCCCGCGGGACGGGAGCTGA
- a CDS encoding DJ-1/PfpI family protein, whose product MRVQAVLFDGFDPLDVLGPLEVLYAGGHATGGALTVELVSAEGPRDVPSGLAAISLRATARLDPSRADLVLLPGAAGATEQRDPDDDSIPARLGRTLRTGLPGLLGDALARPGVTVASVCGGSLLLALAGLVEGRPATGHHAALDGMAGLGVRTVRARVVDDGDLVTGGGVTSGLDLGLYLLEREFGPRVAHAVEELFAYERRGVVWSDTGTEPVAI is encoded by the coding sequence ATGCGCGTGCAGGCAGTACTCTTCGACGGCTTCGACCCGCTGGACGTCCTCGGCCCGCTGGAGGTCCTGTACGCGGGCGGGCACGCGACCGGCGGCGCGCTCACCGTGGAACTGGTCTCGGCGGAGGGCCCCCGCGACGTCCCCAGCGGGCTGGCGGCGATCAGCCTCAGGGCCACGGCCCGGCTCGACCCCTCCCGTGCCGACCTGGTGCTCCTGCCGGGCGCCGCCGGGGCGACCGAACAGCGCGACCCCGACGACGACAGCATCCCCGCACGGCTCGGGCGCACGCTGCGCACCGGCCTGCCCGGGCTCCTCGGCGACGCCCTGGCCCGCCCCGGCGTGACCGTGGCCAGCGTCTGCGGCGGCTCGCTGCTCCTGGCCCTGGCCGGGCTCGTCGAGGGCCGCCCCGCCACCGGGCACCACGCCGCCCTGGACGGCATGGCCGGGCTCGGCGTGCGCACCGTCCGGGCCCGCGTCGTCGACGACGGCGACCTGGTCACGGGCGGCGGCGTCACCTCGGGCCTCGACCTCGGCCTGTACCTCCTCGAGCGGGAGTTCGGGCCGCGCGTCGCCCACGCCGTCGAGGAACTCTTCGCGTACGAGCGCCGCGGCGTGGTCTGGAGCGACACCGGCACCGAGCCCGTCGCGATCTGA